A genomic window from Solanum stenotomum isolate F172 chromosome 10, ASM1918654v1, whole genome shotgun sequence includes:
- the LOC125842038 gene encoding DNA repair endonuclease UVH1, translating into MVQFHEHIITELLEDSNGGLVVTSSGLGLHKLISSLFLLHHHSQGCLLVLSATPPQKSSILRNYENDIQSQISGEVPNLPSEITSDLPANQRLALYTSGGIFFITTRILIVDLLTHRLPTTAVAGLVILNAHSLSDTSTEAFIVRILRSTNRSLYVRAFSDRPHSMVSGFAKAERTLKCLFVRKLHLWPRFQVYVSQDLERDPPEVVDIRVPMSTYMIGIQKAVIEVMDACLKEMRKTNKVDVEDLTVENGLFKSFDEIVKRQLDPIWHTLGKRTKQLVSDLKTLRKLLDYLVRYDAVTYLKYLDSLRASESFRSVWIFAESSYKIFEYAKKRVYHFGRTDSGKLGLSKTVSTKKRKLNDNKKDEDQSTSTETRVVLEEVLEEPPKWKVLLDVLMEIQEERDKHALSGEEKDHLGDGDDNGIVLVACKDEYSCMQLEDCITNGSQKVMSEEWEKYLLSKVQLQALPKRNAKKAKEPKGFGVLDGVVASAPGKKAEVSSISKQEHDALLAAASEVSKRINKDIVGEDDNQKHVDGGGSVKGKGKGKKKKGSAGENTNNDVAPEDGAMEGGCLNEVFLRKHNQGLNAEFSREMKKLPPVVFYALESDKKILDILKPSTIIAYHPDIAFVREVEMYKAENPSRKAKVYFLFYEDSTEVQKFEASVRRENGAFESLIRQKSLMMIPVDQDGRCLGLDSSNEPQSVIPQNLITRKAGGRREAEKEMQVIVDMREFMSTLPNVLHQKGMRIIPVTLEVGDYILSPLICVERKSISDLFGSFASGRLYHQVEMMSRYYRIPVLLIEFSQDKSFSFQSASEIGDDVTPNSIISKLSLLVLHFPRLRIIWSRSLHATAEIFASLKSNQDEPDEVKAIRVGVPSEEGVISNDVRAENYNTSAVEMLRRLPGVTDSNYRAIMDGCKSLAELAMLPMERLAELMGGQKAAKMLREFLDAKYPTLL; encoded by the exons ATGGTGCAATTTCACGAGCATATAATCACAGAGCTTCTAGAAGATTCCAATGGTGGTTTAGTAGTTACCTCCTCAGGTCTCGGTCTTCATAAGCTCATATCCTCCCTTTTCCTTCTTCACCACCACTCTCAAGGTTGCTTACTTGTCCTCTCCGCCACTCCTCCTCAGAAAAGCTCAATCTTACGAAATTACGAGAATGACATTCAATCCCAAATCTCCGGTGAAGTTCCGAATTTACCATCGGAGATCACTTCCGACTTGCCGGCGAACCAGCGGCTGGCACTGTACACTTCCGGAGGGATTTTCTTCATCACCACCCGGATTCTTATTGTTGACCTGTTGACTCATCGTCTCCCGACGACTGCTGTTGCCGGACTTGTTATTCTCAATGCTCATTCGCTTTCAGATACGTCAACAGAAGCGTTTATTGTACGTATTTTGCGGTCAACGAATCGTTCTCTTTATGTTCGTGCATTTTCCGATCGTCCTCATTCCATGGTTTCTGGTTTTGCTAAAGCTGAGAGAACGCTTAAATGCCTTTTCGTTAGAAAGCTTCATCTTTGGCCTCGATTCCAG GTTTATGTATCACAGGATTTAGAGAGGGATCCACCAGAGGTTGTGGATATAAGGGTACCGATGTCAACATATATGATTGGGATTCAGAAAGCAGTGATTGAGGTGATGGATGCATGTTTGAAGGAAATGAGAAAGACTAATAAGGTGGATGTAGAAGACTTGACAGTGGAGAATGGTTTGTTTAAGTCGTTCGATGAGATAGTGAAAAGGCAGCTAGATCCCATCTGGCATACCTTAGGGAAGAGGACGAAGCAGCTTGTTTCAGACTTGAAGACATTAAGAAAGCTGTTGGATTACCTTGTTAG GTATGATGCTGTAACTTACTTGAAGTATCTAGACTCACTTAGAGCATCAGAGAGTTTCCGGTCCGTCTGGATATTTGCAGAGTCCAGTTACAAGATCTTTGAGTATGCTAAAAAGCGAGTTTATCATTTTGGGAGGACAGATAGTGGAAAACTGGGCCTGAGCAAGACAGTATCAACCAAAAAGAGAAAGCTTAATGACAACAAGAAGGATGAAG ATCAGTCAACAAGTACAGAGACCAGAGTTGTTTTGGAGGAAGTCTTGGAGGAGCCACCAAAGTGGAAGGTCTTACTT GATGTCCTAATGGAGATACAAGAGGAAAGAGATAAACATGCATTGTCTGGAGAAGAGAAAGATCATCTGGGTGATGGGGATGATAATGGAATTGTTTTAGTTGCTTGCAAAGATGAATACTCATGCATGCAACTCGAAGATTGCATCACAAATGGTTCACAGAAG GTCATGAGTGAAGAGTGGGAAAAGTATCTGTTGAGCAAGGTACAGCTGCAAGCATTGCCAAAACGCAATGCCAAGAAAGCTAAAGAGCCTAAAGGGTTTGGGGTACTTGATGGTGTTGTTGCATCAGCACCTGGAAAGAAAGCAGAAGTTAGTAGCATAAGCAAGCAGGAGCATGATGCTCTTCTGGCAGCTGCATCGGAAGTTAGCAAAAGAATCAACAAGGATATTGTTGGTGAAGATGATAATCAGAAACATGTGGATGGTGGAGGTTCTGTAAAAGGAAAGGgtaaaggaaagaaaaagaaaggttCAGCTGGTGAAAACACCAACAATGATGTGGCACCTGAAG ATGGTGCAATGGAAGGCGGATGTTTGAATGAAGTGTTTCTTCGAAAGCACAACCAAGGTCTGAATGCTGAGTTTTCAAGAGAAATGAAGAAGCTCCCACCAGTGGTTTTCTATGCCTTGGAGagtgataaaaaaattcttgatattTTGAAGCCCTCTACCATTATTGCTTACCATCCTGATATTGCATTTGTGAGAGAGGTTGAAATGTATAAAGCTGAGAACCCTTCAAGAAAGGCTAAGGTGTACTTTCTCTTCTATGAAGACTCTACTGAGGTGCAAAAGTTTGAGGCAAGTGTGCGTAGAGAAAATGGAGCATTTGAGTCCCTCATAAGACAGAAATCACTGATGATGATCCCAGTAGATCAG GATGGACGTTGTCTGGGACTGGATTCCTCCAATGAGCCTCAGTCCGTTATACCTCAAAATCTTATAACCAGAAAAGCTGGTGGAAGAAGAGAAGCAGAAAAGGAAATGCAA GTCATTGTTGACATGAGAGAGTTCATGAGTACTCTTCCTAATGTGCTTCACCAGAAAGGCATGCGCATTATACCAGTGACCTTGGAAGTTGGTGATTACATACTTTCCCCATTGATATGTGTAGAAAGAAAGAGTATCTCTGATCTATTTGGCAGTTTTGCATCCGGCCGTCTTTACCACCAGGTGGAAATGATGTCACGTTATTACCGGATTCCTGTTCTTCTTATTGAGTTTTCACAGGATAAAAGCTTTTCATTTCAG TCTGCTAGTGAAATTGGTGATGACGTTACCCCAAATAGCATTATCTCAAAGCTTTCCTTGCTTGTTCTCCATTTTCCTCGGCTTCGTATCATCTGGTCTCGCAGTCTGCATGCAACAGCCGAAATATTTGCTTCTCTTAAATCAAACCAAGATGAACCTGATGAGGTCAAGGCAATTAGAGTGGGTGTACCATCAGAAGAGGGTGTTATTTCAAATGATGTCAG AGCTGAAAATTACAATACATCTGCAGTAGAGATGTTAAGACGGCTGCCAGGCGTAACAGATTCTAACTACAGGGCAATAATGGATGGTTGCAAAAGCTTAGCAGAACTTGCCATGCTTCCAATGGAGAGATTAGCAGAGTTGATGGGTGGTCAGAAGGCTGCGAAAATGTTAAGGGAATTCCTCGATGCAAAATACCCAACCTTGCTGTAG